The Piliocolobus tephrosceles isolate RC106 chromosome 3, ASM277652v3, whole genome shotgun sequence genome has a window encoding:
- the KIAA0232 gene encoding uncharacterized protein KIAA0232 homolog isoform X6, which produces MTVWNKSKVCSYSSSSSSSTAPPASTDTSSPKDCNSESEVTKERSSEVPTTVHEKTQSKSKNEKENKFSNGTIEEKPALYKKQIRHKPEGKIRPRSWSSGSSEAGSSSSGNQGELKASMKYVKVRHKAREIRNKKGRNGQSRLSLKHGEKAERNIHTGSSSSSSSGSVKQLCKRGKRPLKEIGRKDPGSTEGKDLYMENRNDTEYKEEPLWYTEPIAEYFVPLSRKSKLETTYRNRQDTSDLTSEAVEELSESVHGLCISNNNLHKTYLAAGTFIDGHFVEMPAVINEDIDLTGTSLCSLPEDNKYLDDIHLSELTHFYEVDIDQSMLDPGASETMQGESRILNMIRQKSKENTDFEAECCIVLDGMELQGERAIWTDSTSSVGAEGLFLQDLGNLAQFWECCSSSSGDADGESFGGDSPVRLSPILDSTVLNSHLLAGNQELFSDINEGSGINSCFSVFEVQCSNSVLPFSFETLNLGNENTDSSANMLGKTQSRLLIWTKNSAFEENEHCSNLSTRTCSPWSHSEETRSDNETLNIQFEESTQFNAEDINYVVPRVSSNYVDEELLDFLQDETCQQNSRTLGEIPALVFKKTSKLESVCGIQLEQKTENKNFETTQVCNESPHGDGYSSGVIKDIWTKMADTNSMATVEIERTDAELFSADVNNYCCCLDAEAELEALQEPDKAVRRSEYHLWEGQKESLEKRAFASSELSNVDGGDYTTPSKPWDVAQDKENTFILGGVYGELKTFNSDGEWAVVPPSHTKGSLLQCAASDVVTIAGTDVFMTPGNSFAPGHRQLWKPFVSFEQNDQPKSGENGLNKGFSFIFHEDLLGACGNFQVEDPGLEYSFSSFDLSNPFSQVLHVECSFEPEGIASFSPSFKPKSILCSDSDSEVLHPRICGVDRTQYRAIRISPRTHFRPISASELSPGGGSESEFESEKDEANIPIPSQVDIFEDPQADLKPLEEDAEKEGHYYGKSELESGKFLPRLKKSGMEKSAQTSLDSQEESTGILSVGKQNQCLECSMNESLEIDLESSEANCKIMAQCEEEINNFCGCKAGCQFPAYEDNPVSSGQLEEIGKKEKEERSKILHTTTIFLRFLFPVLNTDIQGINRSQEKQTWWEKALYSPLFPASECEECYTNAKGESGLEECPDAKETPSNEERLLDFNRVSSVYEARCTGERNSGAKSDGFRGKMCSSTSSTSEETGSEGGGEWVGPSEEELFSRTHL; this is translated from the exons ATGACGGTGTGGAACAAGTCTAAAGTCTGTTCTTACTCTAGCTCTTCTTCATCATCCACAGCCCCACCAGCTAGCACAGATACTTCCTCTCCTAAGGACTGCAACAGTGAAAGTGAAGTCACCAAGGAAAGAAGCAGTGAAGTGCCCACCACTGTGCATGAGAAAACCCAGAGCAAAAGTAAAAAcgagaaggaaaacaaatttagTAATGGCACAATTGAAGAAAAGCCTGCTTTGTACAAAAAGCAAATCCGACATAAACCTGAAGGAAAGATTCGCCCTCGTTCATGGTCTTCTGGCTCCAGTGAAGCAGGCTCAAGTTCCAGTGGGAATCAGGGAGAATTAAAAGCATCCATGAAGTATGTTAAAGTAAGACACAAGGCACGAGAGATTCGAAACAAAAAAGGGCGGAATGGGCAAAGCAGGCTTTCTTTGAAGCATGGTGAAAAGGCTGAAAGAAACATTCATACTGGAAGTAGTAGCAGTAGCAGCAGTGGTTCTGTCAAACAGCTGTGCAAGCGGGGTAAGAGACCTTTAAAAGAAATAGGGAGAAAAGATCCTGGAAGCACTGAAGGAAAAGACCTGTACATGGAGAATAGAAACGACACAGAGTATAAAGAGGAGCCCTTGTGGTACACCGAGCCAATTGCTGAATATTTTGTTCCTCTGAGCAGAAAAAGTAAACTAGAGACCACATACCGAAACAGACAAGACACAAGTGATCTGACGTCAGAGGCAGTGGAAGAATTGTCTGAATCAGTGCATGGTCTTTGTATCAGCAACAATAATCTTCATAAAACATACCTCGCAGCAGGTACTTTCATTGATGGTCATTTTGTAGAAATGCCTGCAGTTATAAATGAGGATATTGACCTCACTGGGACCTCATTATGTTCTCTACCAGAGGACAATAAATACCTGGATGATATTCATCTATCAGAATTAACGCACTTCTATGAAGTGGATATTGATCAATCCATGTTGGATCCTGGTGCCTCAGAAACAATGCAAGGAGAAAGTCGGATTTTGAATATGATTCgacaaaaaagcaaagagaacacaGATTTTGAGGCAGAATGTTGCATAGTGTTAGATGGTATGGAGTTGCAAGGGGAACGTGCAATATGGACAGATTCTACCAGCTCCGTGGGTGCTGAGGGCTTATTCCTGCAGGACCTTGGCAATCTGGCTCAGTTTTGGGAGTGCTGTTCATCCAGCTCCGGTGATGCGGATGGGGAGAGTTTTGGAGGAGACTCTCCAGTTAGACTCTCTCCCATCTTAGACAGCACAGTGCTCAATTCACACCTGCTTGCTGGCAATCAAGAGCTCTTTTCAGATATTAATGAAGGATCTGGTATAAACTCTTGTTTTTCAGTGTTTGAAGTGCAATGCAGTAATTCtgttttaccattttcttttgaaacactCAACTTGGgaaatgaaaatacagattcTAGTGCTAATATGCTTGGGAAAACACAGTCTAGATTGCTAATATGGACCAAAAATAGTGCCTTTGAAGAAAATGAACACTGTTCTAATCTTTCAACAAGAACTTGTAGTCCATGGTCCCATTCAGAAGAAACACGTTCAGACAATGAAACATTAAATATTCAGTTTGAAGAATCCACACAGTTTAATGCAGAAGATATTAATTATGTAGTTCCTAGAGTCTCGTCAAATTATGTAGATGAAGAACTTCTAGATTTTTTGCAAGATGAAACTTGCCAGCAAAACAGTAGAACTTTAGGTGAgattcctgcattagttttcaAAAAAACATCTAAACTAGAATCCGTCTGTGGTATTCAGCtagaacaaaaaacagaaaacaaaaattttgaaacTACACAAGTATGTAATGAAAGCCCACATGGAGATGGCTACAGCTCAGGGGTTATTAAAGACATTTGGACAAAGATGGCAGATACAAATTCTATGGCTACAGTAGAAATAGAAAGAACTGATGCTGAGTTGTTCTCGGCAGATGTAAATAACTACTGCTGCTGCCTAGATGCTGAAGCAGAACTGGAGGCCCTTCAGGAGCCTGACAAGGCTGTGCGGAGGTCAGAGTACCATCTGTGGGAGGGACAGAAAGAGAGCCTGGAGAAAAGAGCATTTGCTTCTAGTGAGCTATCCAACGTGGATGGTGGTGATTATACAACACCCTCTAAACCCTGGGATGTAGCCCAAGATAAAGAGAACACATTCATTCTTGGAGGAGTTTATGGAGAACTCAAAACCTTTAACAGTGATGGGGAATGGGCAGTTGTACCACCTAGTCACACAAAAGGAAGTCTGTTACAGTGTGCAGCTTCTGATGTGGTGACGATAGCTGGTACAGATGTCTTTATGACCCCGGGAAACAGTTTTGCTCCTGGGCACAGGCAGTTATGGAAACCCTTTGTGTCATTTGAACAGAATGATCAGCCGAAGAGTGGGGAAAATGGGTTAAATAAgggattttcttttatcttccatGAAGACTTACTAGGAGCTTGTGGCAACTTTCAAGTCGAAGATCCTGGACTTGAatactcattttcttcctttgactTAAGCAATCCATTTTCACAAGTTCTTCATGTAGAATGCTCATTTGAACCTGAAGGGATTGCATCTTTCAGCCCCAGTTTTAAACCGAAATCAATCCTCTGTTCTGATTCAGACAGTGAAGTGTTGCACCCCAGGATATGTGGTGTTGACAGAACACAATACAGGGCTATTCGGATCTCTCCTAGGACTCACTTTCGCCCAATTTCTGCATCCGAACTGTCCCCAGGAGGAGGAAGCGAGTCAGAATTTGAATCTGAGAAAGATGAAGCAAATATTCCCATTCCTTCTCAAGTTGATATATTTGAAGATCCGCAGGCAGATCTCAAACCTCTGGAAGAAGATGCAGAGAAAGAAGGCCATTATTATGGAAAATCAGAGCTTGAGTCTGGAAAATTCCTTCCCAGGTTAAAAAAATCTGGGATGGAAAAGAGTGCTCAGACATCACTGGATTCCCAGGAGGAATCAACTGGGATTCTGTCAGTAGGAAAGCAAAATCAGTGTTTGGAATGTAGCATGAATGAGTCCCTGGAAATAGATTTAGAAAGCTCAGAAGCAAATTGTAAAATAATGGCACAATGCGAGgaagaaattaataatttttgtggTTGCAAAGCAGGTTGTCAGTTTCCTGCTTATGAAGATAATCCAGTTTCTTCGGGACAGCTGGAAGAG attgggaagaaagaaaaagaggaaagaagcaaGATTCTACATACCACTACCATATTCCTTCGCTTTCTA TTCCCTGTATTGAACACTGATATACAAGGAATAAATAGAAGTCAAGAAAAACAGACCTGGTGGGAAAAAGCCTTGTACTCTCCTCTTTTTCCTGCATCAGAGTGTGAAG